The DNA sequence AGGATCTGATGCATATGGCAGTCAAATTTTGCTGCGATGACCAGGAGGCTGATTCTGACTGACTCTGGATCAGATGTGAACTCACCAGCAGAGCCTGCATGGCCTCCCACTCCTGTGGAGACTGGACCTTGTGGGCCAGGAGCCTGGTGGCCAGCTGAGGTCTGTAACACAAGATACCGATGACAGTGAATCTCCAGAGCAGAAGTTAATcaatatttatcatatttaaaacACAGTACTTATACACGTGGCGTAAACTATTGCTGTCACCAGACGATCATTGAGGAAAGCATCAGAAGTTGGAAGTTCTCGTCGGTCTTACCCCTTTGAGTCATTGTTGAGCTGGTCACAGAAGGCGTTGATGCTGCTccagtctgtgtctctgttcagCGGGTTGGTAGCTCTGTCTGAAATGTGAGTGAAGGGACGTCAGACATGGTTAACATGATAATCCTTATGGGTAAATATCATGTTCATTGCAGTAAACAGATAAAGTCCAAGCCCTCTTTTGAATGGTTTATCAATCAAATATTAGTTATATCACTTAACAAAGTGCAGATAGAGGATATATCTAAATGCTGGTTGTTTTGATTCATGTCCCCCTTTAGAGGtatgatattcatgagtgtgtttttattgatcaCAACATTAACATTACCTTTGTTAATACATGTGAGTTCTGTGAGTGTTTTGTCGGCCTTAGTgaagcaacacacactcaaacagaaactgcagcctccacatAGGACCATCATGTATCAGcagtttcaacaaaaacattgtgACCTATATCACAGTGAGTTGTGAATTATTCATATCGCTCATGTTTGAGAAATGAGTCATCACGAAACCGGCCCCTGAGTTCAACTCCTCTAGaataacacacaacaacaaactgttaCACAATATTCATACCCAGAGTACTTTCTTATTATAAATGTgaatgatgacacacacacacacacacacacacacacacacacacacacacacacacacacacacacacacacacacacacacacacacacacacacacacacacacacacacacacacagctagcTTGGTGGTTGCTAAGTGTCTCTCGGACTCTTCCTAACGCCTCCCCAGTGATAATCGACCCTATGGGGTTAAGATGGCTCCACACCGGTCCGGTCCCCCGGTGTCTGCCGGAGCTGTGCAGCCGGAGCCGGAGCTCTGCAGCCCGGGTTGTGTTGACAGCTGccggccacagcagcagcagcagctccgggAGCTACGTTAGCATCCTGGATGTGGCGGCGGGCTCCGGGTCCCCTCAGCCGGGGCCCGCTCCCCCGCGGCGGGCTGTCATGTCCTCCGCGACAGCCCACGGGCGGCGCGGGGCGAGGACCCGGGGCTCCACGCAGCACGGGCCCGCTAACACAAGTTCAAAAATACTCACTGATACGAGACTCCAGCGTCTCCGCGTCGGGAGGAGCAGCCATCACTGCGAGACTTGACTGCAGCGGAAGTCTCGCGAGAGCAGGCGAGGGGGATTGTAGAGGCGGATGTGACGTGGAACAAGAGTGGACAGGGAAgacttttacaaaataaaagcataatttGCCAAATATAACAATTCTACATTATTTGaactgacatttttaaaaacatgatttaatgtGATTCTTACTGATTTAATGAATacatgataatgaaaataattaatacatCTTATGAACGAACGTCTTCATCATACTTTCATATCAATTTCTACATTGCCAAGGAAAACACGATCATATATTGCATCTCAGTCACAGATGcgataataaaatgtaaatttgaatCATTTCTACAATCACAgaaaaaactcttttttttgttttcattaagttTTTCTGTCACGTGCCTGAAACCGGAAACCTCCCCCCCTTCTTAATTATAGTGGAGCAGCAGCTCGGTGTCGCCCTCCAGCGGCAGCTATGGTGCATCCCACCCACAGAGTGCAGCACAACAAGGAGCCACCGGGCTGCAAAGTAACGGGATTTTAAAACTTCAAACTTCTATTTCTAACAAGTCAACTGCAGGAGCCTCGCGACGCGGATGATCGACGGCTCCTCCGGAAGCGCGTGGCTGGTTCGTGCTGTTTTGTGTTGAGGAGCCGTGCGACACTTTGTGGATGGAAACAATGAGGCGATGTAAAAACcctcgtgttttttttattctaacagTCAAGTCCTTCCTGCTGTGATACACACGTTTGgcagatttttgtatttttgtattttttttgcacAGGAAAAGTATTTGCATGTGTGGTAGATGCtcgtttcctgtttcctcctcagagtcagagCTGCACAGATCCGAGTAAAGCATCAAGTGCCATGTTCGTGCAGACATCATGTCCGAGCTCATCCCATCACCGAGGACTTTGCTGGACTGGTGCAGAGTCACGTGCACCAGTTACCCCTCCGTGGACATAAGCAACATGTCCACCTCGTTCAGAGACGGACTCGCATTCTGTGCCAtcatccacagacacagaccGGACCTGATGTGAGTGGACCACACCTTTCACTTGGAGCTGCAGACTCGTACAGTTACACTGCGTCGTGAGGCCTgatctgttttaaatgtttatttttatcttcgttttaattatttttaaaaactttaaaaaaaaactttaattgttttttttttattcaatttattccattctattctatttgaTTCAATTTATCatattcttcttttatttcatttagattttgtcttgtatttgtttaaattgaattctacatttttattattaatcttacattttgtttaatttaatttactggTTCTGGCCCGAGCCTGCTCCCTGTCTAACGTGCGGTCTAATCTGCAGCAGAGTGACGACCTGTCCACTCGGACTAATCTGCTCCTATTTGCTTaatctctctccgtctccctcctcgGCCGTTAAATGGGATTAGTCCGTTTGTTTTTACCTCCTCGAAACAATAGTTGAACTTGACTGTAATCTAATTTACGAGTTAATCTGTGATCTTCAACTCCATTTTGCTTTGTTAACCATCGATTCATTGAAAAGCAACTGTTTAGTTTGTTTGCTCTTACTCATCCCAATTTAATCAATCCCTGAATTTTCCTTCCTCTCACTCCAGAGATTTCAGCTCCCTCTCCAAAGAGGATGTTTACCTCAATCACAAACTGGTGAGTCATTGACCTCAATGTTGTTGGAAAGTCTTTCTCACCTGAGTGCTCGTTATTTATTTCCTCTTACTAAAGCTTAAACctataaagtttttattttgtatcagtCATTTACCGTTGTtgtctgtgtctccctcctGGTGTGCAGGCGTTTCAAGTTGCAGAAACAAAGCTGGGCATCCCTGCGCTGCTGGACCCAAAAGAACTGGTCTCCACCCGGGTCCCCGATTGTCTGAGCGTCATCTCGTACCTTTCATACCTCTACTGCGTCTTCAACAGGACGTCTCAGGGTTTGTACTCTTCCAAAGACCTTCACCTCTTGaccttttctttatttagagTAGCTTGCAGCAGTATTATCTGATAGCAGGTTTATTATCTGGCTCGGTGGCAGAGAGGTGGTGAAGGTCTCTGACAGGTTCGTAGGATGATACAGTGGCTCAGAACGTCTGTGATGGAGCCTTCACATACTTCACAATTTCAGACTTAGGAGGAAGACGCCTGAAAGTCTGTGAGTCCTTGAGGGGGGGACATTGGGACTCACACGTCTCCTCGAGGTCAAGACACATTTCCATGTTAAACTTCTCATGTATCAAACTGTGCTGTGCTCCATTTGTCTTCTCTTGACTGAGCAGCAGGTTCCTCTGGTTTGAGATCATCGCACGGcttcaacaagagtaaaactcCTGATGGTCTTAAACCCCTGAAGGTAAATCAGTCTCCGTCGTCTCAACACAAACATCCTCGCGCCTGTTTTCACACACTCTTCGTCGCCTCAGCTGTGGGTTTCACCGTCTGAGCTGCTTGTTCCTCTTCTGGTTTCAGAGCTCGAGTCATCTGGAAACCGATCGTTCATCCAGCGCGAGGCCGCGGACGGTGTGTAGTCTGTGTTTCAAGCCCGTCCACCTCATCCAGAGACATCTGATCGACGGGAAGGTCTTTCATCGCAGCTGCTTCAGGTGACACACTGTGACACCAGTGTTTACTTTAGGATCCAGATCCATCCAGACTGTTTAGACCTGGGAGAGACAGACGTGAGAATCTATGACCTCTGCagaattatgttttcatttctgttcgTCTGTTTGCTGCGAGGATTATAAGCAAAAActgggggcagatccaggactcACTTTGTTTAACCTTGAGAGATAGAGCATTTATTGCCTctaatttcccagggaatcatttatagatgtagattttttttttaaatcaggcacatttagagaactgatatgtACGAGTGTGAGATTTGTTGCGTCTTGATTGGATAGAAGGTCGACTGCCAGTCtcactttgttttcttcagcaTATTTGAGTTATCATTGTGTGAGATAATCTGACATCTGTGCACGTCAGAGTTcagtaaaacatgtttgtcttcCAGGTGCAAACTGTGCCACAGCACTCTCTTACCGGAGTCTTACACACAGGGCAGTGATGCTGCCTCCTTCATCTGCAGCGACCATTTCACAGACAGTAAAAACACTCATGTTGACCTCAAACAGAAAACTGAGTATCGTCCCAGACGTGCTCTTCAGTCAGGttatgtgtctttgtgtggatTGGCTGTCTCCAGCGTCCCTCATTACACTGAGACAACAGAGTCACGGGACAGACcggtttgtgaagcagcagaggcGCCTGGGAgcgagaggcaggagaggagcagcgAGGTGGAATGCAGAGATAACAGAGACTCAGCTGCTGGACTGAAGAACATGTTGAAGACgccagcagcagctcatcttcctccacctcctcctcctccacccagTGAGGGGTCGGTCGCAGGGGCTGGAAAAGATGAAGCTGCACCTATTCAGACAGATGGCGAGATGCAACAAGAAGCCACAGAGACTCACCAGCCGTGTGTACAAGTGACGGAAGGAAGCGGTCGGCAGGTTCCAGCACCAGGACAAATGTCCGACTCCTCTGTGGCCCCTGTTCCTGCACCAAGGACCAAAACCTCCCAGACAACAACCAGCTCCCCCGCTGCTGGTAAACACACATGAATCTACCACGGCTGTTTTCAGctctttctgtatgtgtgtattgtgaTGTACTTATTTTtggtttcctctctttctcatccGTGCAGGTAAATCTCCACTCAGATCGTCTCACGTGTAAGTTTACTGAAAGACTCAGTTGTTTGCTTGTGTCCTTTTAcctttatcattattatcacatGTTATAATCAACATCTCTTTAtctacttttatatttatatgtaaaaattCCCTGGTGTTTTACaaatttcatgaaaatataacctctgGCGGTGGAATCACCTTTTGAAatcatttctcctctttccccttTTCGCACCAGCccaacctgcagcagctccaccgtGAAAACCAACCATCCGTGGATGACCATCATTCATTCGGGACCCTGGACCCAGCTGCCTCCCGCTCCCCCCCCGGTGCCCACTCCTCGAACCAAATCTGTGTTTAAACGGCAGGGCCCCTGGTACAGATCCAAAGTGACAGGCCCCAATCCATTTGAAGAGTACAtgcatgaggaggaggaggaggcgagtcTTTCAGAGAGTGAGGGCAGTTTGGTAAAGATCATCGGAGACACAGAGGTTGTTGTTCGATCTGATGAAAATACTAAATCGGATGTAAACCCGCTGGATGAACACATTCCAGCTGAGACACCAGATTACAAAGAGGCTCCAGCAGGGGGAGCGAGTGAGGAGACGTCCAGTGAACAGGCTGCAAACTCTGGTCAAATCACTTCACCACATGTGGGTGAAAACGGAGGGACGGGTGGTTCGCTCCCAGATGTGACCGAAGCAGCTGCATGGCCACATGTTGCACCAGATGAGGGCCAGAGTCTCCTTTTACCCAGAAGTCTCTCTGTGCCGGTCATCACGTCTGTCCACTCTCAAGGTTCCTCGCTGCCGGGCGGTGTAGGGAGTGAATCAGCCTCGACGTGGCAAAGTAAGGTACGACCAGAGCTCACCGCTAATTATTACTCTTATGTCGATGATCACGTTATCAAGGGTTGTTTCTCAACCCCCAtgtggttaccatggtaacgGCAAGTGCCACACATAGTGGTAGATGAAATGGAGAAGGATGTGACTGTCACTTTTCCTGAGATGGGTGGTTGCTGAGaaaactgaaagacaaacagacacgatcactttgttttttttaacagtcaTCACAGGCTTCACGGCCCATGAATTATCAGGTTAAACAGGTTTGGAGGAGATGGGATAATTCTCTCGGATGTTATCTCAAcatgataatcacatgtatcCTTTTGGTCTGCAGCCGGCCTGCAGAGAGAATCCTTTTGATCGAAATCCCACGATGATCAAATCCAAGACTTTCCAGGCGCTGCCGTCTCAACGGGCGCCGGCCCCTGGACACGGCTTCCCTCTCATCAAGAGGAAGGTATGAAAAACCTCCAAAGGCagctgataataataatacttgataaatgtgttattaGTATTATAATAGAAGGGATACGTCCATCATTAAGTTCATTGTTTCTGTCCACACTAACTATTGCAGCCCTCATTGCAAGCTTCAGTCTTTAGGGACTACATGTAAATTGCTCTGGTGGAAATTCACACATGGTTTTGCAGGTTTCTCCCTGCACGATTTTcctgagttgttgttgttgttgttgttgctgacAGGTGCAGTCGGACCAACATGTCTCTACAGAAGCGCTGCAGACTGAGATGAGAGAGGTGGAGAAACGTCTGGAggctctgcagcacagaggagtggagctggagaagaatCTGAGAGACTGCAGGAACGGTGCAGCCATTTATTCACCGGCACAAAATCCCTCTTATTGTGATGCACTGTGCGTAAACACTCaatgtgtttgtccttttttttattccagatAAAGAGGAGGAACGAATGCTGATGGAGTGGTTCTCTCTGCTCCATGAGAAACAAGCTCTGGTGCGCAGAGATACCGAGCTGCTTTATCTGTAAGTGCAGAAGTCAGGGGTTTTATTTTTAGCCTCCTGAGCATGTTGCTGTGTCTCCTTTTAGCAGGagcctgtgtttttgttcagattgttaatgtgttttttgtagATAATTAAACCCATTTTGGATTTGTGCATTATTCTCCAGAAGTGTAAAGGGAATTTTcctgatttgtgtttgttttgaactTTCCCAGGACAAAGCAGCAGAAGTTGGAGGAGAGACAGGCGGATGTGGAGTATGAGCTCAGATGCATCCTGAATAAACCTGGTTTGTATATGATGCTATTTATCAGctgatgataataatcatttatCTAAATAACCAGAGGCATTACTACAGGGAAACTCTATCATGATACAAGGATTTAACCTTGAACAGGGCTGTGTTATTATATCACTGTCAGTCCCTGTGTAATGTTAATAGACCCAACATTTGGTTGAATGCTCACACGCTGTCCCCTGCTCACTCAGAGACGGACTGGAGTCAGGAGGACCGGGGGCGAGAGCAGCGGCTCATGGACGAGCTGGTGGCCATCATCGAGCAGAGGAACCAGATCATCAGCAGCTTGGATGTGGACAGGCAGAGGtgcagagggaaataaaagacaatacacgttttcatctgcgtttgtctgtttgttagtgagCAGGATAACCGTCAAACAGGTTAACATGAAACTTAAAGGAAGGggaattattttaaaatgttaatggtATAGAGGAGTTtgtacattttggtgcagatccaaatataatTCTGGATTTCTTATcagggaaagagaagaagatgaactTTCAGAGGCCACGAAGAAGAACAAAGGTGAGAAAACAACTTTGAAGTTTAGGTTTCTAACTTTTTCCCCGTTCCTCTTACCCCCcgtgttttcctgttgttcctCCTCAGCGCTCCagaaggaggagctgaaggagctgaagaagtCCAAAGGAAAGTTCAAGCCCACAAATGTTTTTAAGATGCTCAACCATAAAGCAGAAAGCATCAAGGTCTCCACGGACAAAAAGAGCTGATGTACGAATATGAAATGTTTTACAGGTGCAAAGTTCTCATAGATAACAGATTCGTTTTATGGTTTTAGATTATGAAGgtgttaatatttattttgaccaCAGACCATGATTATCATatgaaatatgataataataatatagtaatgTCAAGAAGAGCAGCTCTGTAGTGTAGACAAGATGAAATCTAATTTTCTATCTCTGCTAATTTTTTAACTGGTATCAGTGTACATTTTCTATGTTGCTGTATGCAGCCAATattaatgtttctttattttgtaacaTACTTGTATTTGTAGAAGTAAGCAATAGATATTTATTTGAGAAAGTTCTATGAGTTGTCTATGGAAAATAAgtatacttttacttttatttcaaactgtttaaacttttttttgaaAAGCGAGAGATCAActatgttaaagaaggtgaatTTGAATTCACTCAGAACAGGAAAAACCAACTTGTGTTGAGTtgtatgattaaaaacatttatcataacagataatattttaatttgctCTGAGATGGTTTTGGTTCTGATATAATGGTTTGAAATAAAGACGGGTAATTGTTTCTCCTGAGTTCTTTTGTGTGTAGAAATTGTTAAATGTACAAATCCGGCTAAATTTCTGAAAAGACACAATCCTGTTCAGGAGACTTCAGaacatcaaaaaaaaaatcatatattaATTTCATATCTGCACTTTTAACAACAGAAATCAAGTgtgtgaaacaaacaaataaaatcagactagttttattttacaacatgAGACATTTGATATTGTGACGCACAGCTGATCACACTGGAAAACAAGCGGAACGAAACACACGTGTCCTCTTGGCCGACCGGAACATTTCCCCGCTGCACCGAGCCACCGGAAGTCCTACCGCTCATGTGGGTTTGTGTTGACAACAGAAAGTTTCTTCGCTAATTCGCGATTCAAAGATTCACAGCGACACAGACGAGCTTCAACGTCAAACATGTCCGACAACGAAGACAAGTGAGTAACAAAACgcgtgtttattttatttatttacgtATTTACACAACACTGTACGTCATTGCTAGCTAACGTGTAGCCTGTTAGCTAACGTGTAGCCTGTTAGCTGACGTGTAGCTTGTTAGCTAGCAGCTCTGGTGTTGCTCACGTCATCCTGGTTCTCGAGACATTTAACTTAACAAACTTTCTGTCACGTGTGTAGCTTCGATGATGGAGATTTCGATGACGCCGAAGAGGACGAGGGATTAGATGATCTGGAAAACCCGGAAGATGTAAGTTGTCACATAttgttttggtgtttggtgctaaaaagtacaaaaggtacaaaaatatacaataacGACCAATAAGAAATAAGTACAATGTGAAAATATTAATAGATCATAGATAAGAGTTGATTTTTCTCATATTTGATTCTGATATTTGCTTTGTGTGTAACTTAAGCAACTTAAAGGACATTTAGTTTGTTGTTGCCACTACCTCCACATGTGTTACGATCCATAATCCATGAGCCTAACCTGTCTTCCACGTGTGCGCAGGAGGACCGGGAGCATGTGCAGATCTTGCCGGCAGGAGACGGACATCTGGCGAACCTGAAGAGGATCACGACACCGTACATGACCAAGTACGAGAGGGCCCGAGTGCTGGGGACACGGGCGCTTCAGATCGCGTGAGTGGTTCCACATGTGTCACAGAACCAGTGGTTACACAGTTATTGTGTTTTAACCTCAACACAACTTGGcctgaaatgaaatattcagcTTTTTCTCCCAAGCGCAGCAGATAaaatcatcattttcatcaagcCAGAAGAAACAAACTTCTCAGTCGTCATATTCACTTTACATtaccatgttttaaaaaagatctTGTGTGTGAATCTATTGTAAAACCTCAGATAATCATCCCTTCATTTGATCAtgtaaaatatatgtatgtaaataCTGAGCTGCTTGGTCAAAGATATTCTGATGTTCAACAATATCAACAAGGCAGCAGATAGGAAACAGTTAGATTTTCTGTCAGATGAACAGTTTTCTTGACAGTTTTCTTGACCTATGTATCAGCTCCTCAAGGATCAAGTGCATGATTTGTTTGGCACAAGTCGATATCTTTACTGTTGTGCCGTCGCTGCACTGCAGGATTgtctggttgtttgttttgactGTGATATAAACGTTTTCTAACAGGATGTGCGCTCCAGTCATGGTGGAGCTG is a window from the Hippoglossus hippoglossus isolate fHipHip1 chromosome 8, fHipHip1.pri, whole genome shotgun sequence genome containing:
- the LOC117766227 gene encoding MICAL-like protein 1, producing MSELIPSPRTLLDWCRVTCTSYPSVDISNMSTSFRDGLAFCAIIHRHRPDLIDFSSLSKEDVYLNHKLAFQVAETKLGIPALLDPKELVSTRVPDCLSVISYLSYLYCVFNRTSQAGSSGLRSSHGFNKSKTPDGLKPLKSSSHLETDRSSSARPRTVCSLCFKPVHLIQRHLIDGKVFHRSCFRCKLCHSTLLPESYTQGSDAASFICSDHFTDSKNTHVDLKQKTEYRPRRALQSGYVSLCGLAVSSVPHYTETTESRDRPVCEAAEAPGSERQERSSEVECRDNRDSAAGLKNMLKTPAAAHLPPPPPPPPSEGSVAGAGKDEAAPIQTDGEMQQEATETHQPCVQVTEGSGRQVPAPGQMSDSSVAPVPAPRTKTSQTTTSSPAAGKSPLRSSHVTSPTCSSSTVKTNHPWMTIIHSGPWTQLPPAPPPVPTPRTKSVFKRQGPWYRSKVTGPNPFEEYMHEEEEEASLSESEGSLVKIIGDTEVVVRSDENTKSDVNPLDEHIPAETPDYKEAPAGGASEETSSEQAANSGQITSPHVGENGGTGGSLPDVTEAAAWPHVAPDEGQSLLLPRSLSVPVITSVHSQGSSLPGGVGSESASTWQSKPACRENPFDRNPTMIKSKTFQALPSQRAPAPGHGFPLIKRKVQSDQHVSTEALQTEMREVEKRLEALQHRGVELEKNLRDCRNDKEEERMLMEWFSLLHEKQALVRRDTELLYLTKQQKLEERQADVEYELRCILNKPETDWSQEDRGREQRLMDELVAIIEQRNQIISSLDVDRQREREEDELSEATKKNKALQKEELKELKKSKGKFKPTNVFKMLNHKAESIKVSTDKKS
- the polr2f gene encoding DNA-directed RNA polymerases I, II, and III subunit RPABC2; this translates as MSDNEDNFDDGDFDDAEEDEGLDDLENPEDEDREHVQILPAGDGHLANLKRITTPYMTKYERARVLGTRALQIAMCAPVMVELEGETDPLQIAMKELKCRKIPIIIRRYLPDGSYEDWGCDELIITD